One Scylla paramamosain isolate STU-SP2022 chromosome 6, ASM3559412v1, whole genome shotgun sequence DNA segment encodes these proteins:
- the LOC135101642 gene encoding triosephosphate isomerase-like, which produces MVGSKRFFVIGNWKMNVDKARIDGIVKMMTAASLSKHTEVVVGCPSCYLEYARQQLPPTIGVAAQNCFKEAKGNFSGEISPAMIQDCGCEWVILGHPERRTLFQECDELIGQKVAHAQKAGLKIVACVCETKADRDEGLTQQVLAAQMESLAASISDWSRVVVAFEALWASNTGVLATPAQVQEAMAMIREWLRQNVSNDVADSTRLIYAGSVSSGNCEELARLRDVDGFLVGSAALKPDIVDIINAGGSHVSRLISYFSDGGREAISV; this is translated from the exons ATGGTTGGCTCCAAGAGATTTTTCGTGATCGGCAACTGGAAGATGAACGTTGACAAGGCGCGCATCGACGGCATTGTTAAGATGATGACCGCTGCTTCCCTCTCCAAACACACAG AGGTGGTGGTTGGGTGTCCGTCGTGCTACCTGGAGTACGCCCGCCAACAGCTGCCGCCCACCATCGGCGTGGCGGCGCAGAACTGCTtcaag GAGGCGAAAGGGAACTTCAGCGGCGAGATCTCGCCAGCCATGATCCAGGACTGCGGGTGCGAGTGGGTGATACTGGGCCATCCCGAGAGGCGGACGTTGTTCCAGGAGTGTGACGAGTTGATCGGCCAGAAGGTGGCCCACGCCCAGAAAGCAGGACTCAAG ATTGTGGCGTGTGTGTGCGAGACGAAGGCAGACCGCGATGAGGGCCTCACACAGCAGGTTCTGGCCGCACAGATGGAGTCCCTGGCGGCATCCATCTCCGACTGGTCCCGCGTGGTGGTGGCCTTCGAGGCGCTGTGGGCCAGCAACACGGGGGTGCTGGCCACGCCGGCCCAGGTGCAGGAGGCCATGGCCATGATCCGGGAGTGGCTGCGGCAGAACGTGAGCAACGATGTCGCCGACAGCACGCGCCTCATCTACGCAGGATCGGTGTCCTCTGGTAACTGTGAGGAGCTGGCGCGGCTGAGGGACGTGGACGGGTTCCTGGTCGGCAGCGCCGCGCTCAAGCCGGACATCGTGGACATCATCAACGCTGGCGGTTCCCACGTGTCCAGGCTGATCTCTTACTTCTCTGATGGAGGCCGGGAGGCGATCAGCGTCTGA